The DNA window GCGGGCGTGGGTGAGGTACATGCGGGTGCGGACCACGTGCTCGGGGCCGAGCCCGGCCTGGGCGAGGGCCTTGAAGGCCACGCCGAAGGCGGCGATCGCCTGGTCGTACGGGCCGCCCGCGTCGGCGGCGGTGCAGCCGGAGACCAGGACGAGGCCGCTCGGGAGCTGGACGGCGCGGGAGTACGCGATGACGTCCTCGTAGGGGCCGCCGGAGGAGATGCGGCGAATCGCGTCGGAGCTCATGCGTTGACCACCTTCAGGGCTTCTTCCAGGGTGAAGGCCTTGGCGTACAGGGCCTTGCCGACGATCGCGCCCTCGACGCCCAGCGGGACCAGCTCGGACAGGGCCCGCAGGTCGTCCAGGGAGGAGACGCCGCCGGAGGCCACGACGGGCCGGTCGGTGGCGGCGCAGACGCCCCGCAGCAGCTCCAGGTTGGGGCCGGTCAGCGTGCCGTCCTTGCCGATGTCGGTGACGACGTACCGGGCGCAGCCCTCGGAGTCGAGCCGGGCCAGGGTCTCGTACAGGTCGCCGCCCTCGCTGGTCCAGCCGCGTCCCTTGAGGGTGGTGCCGCGGACGTCGAGGCCGATCGCGATCCGGTCGCCGTGGTCGGCGATGGCCTTGGCGGCCCACTCGGGGGTCTCCAGGGCGGCGGTGCCGAGGTTGACGCGGGTGCAGCCGGTGGCGAGGGCCGCGGCGAGCGAGGCGTCGTCGCGGATGCCGCCGGACAGCTCGACCTTGATGTCCATGGCGCGGGTGATCTCGGCGACCAGGGCCCGGTTGTCGCCGGTGCCGAAGGCGGCGTCGAGGTCGACGAGGTGCAGCCACTGGGCGCCGGAGCGCTGCCAGGCCAGGGCGGCTTCGAGCGGGGAGCCGTAGGAGGTCTCGCTGCCGGACACCCCGTGCACGAGGCGGACGGCCTGGCCGTCGCGGACGTCGACCGCGGGGAGGAGTTCCAGCTTCGCTGCGGGCTCGGTCATCACAGGGTCTCGATCCAGTTGGTGAGGAGCTGGGCGCCGGCGTCGCCGGACTTCTCGGGGTGGAACTGGGTGGCCCACAGGGCCCCGTTCTCCACCGCCGCGACGAAGGGCTCGCCGTGGGTGGCCCAGGTGACGCGGGGGGCGCGGATCGCCGGGTTGGTGACCTCCAGGGTCCACTCGCGCGCCGCGTAGGAGTGCACGAAGTAGAACCGGGCGTCGGCGTCCAGGCCGGCGAAGGCCTGGCTGTCGGCCGGGGCTTCGACGGTGTTCCAGCCCATGTGGGGGACGATCGGTGCCTTGAGCGGGCCGACGGTGCCGGGCCACTCGTCGAGGCCCTCGGTCTCCACGCCGTGCTCGATGCCGCGCTCGAAGAGGATCTGCATGCCGACGCAGATGCCCATGACCGGACGGCCGCCGGACAGCCGGCGGCCGATGATCCAGTCGCCCCGGGCGTCCTTGAGGCCCTGCATGCAGGCGGAGAAGGCGCCGACGCCGGGGACGAGCAGCCCGTCGGCGTCCATGGCCTTGTCGTAGTCGCGGGTGATCTCGACGTCGGCGCCGACGCGGGCGAGGGCCCGCTCGGCGGAGCGGACGTTGCCGAAGCCGTAGTCGAAGACCACGACGGTCTTGCGTGCTGCACTCATTCCCAGATTCCTTGGATTCGCAGGACTCCGGCG is part of the Streptomyces subrutilus genome and encodes:
- a CDS encoding RidA family protein, producing the protein MSSDAIRRISSGGPYEDVIAYSRAVQLPSGLVLVSGCTAADAGGPYDQAIAAFGVAFKALAQAGLGPEHVVRTRMYLTHARDVDEVGRAHKELFDAVRPAATMLIVSGFVDPGMVVEVEVEAYGPVQEASA
- the priA gene encoding bifunctional 1-(5-phosphoribosyl)-5-((5-phosphoribosylamino)methylideneamino)imidazole-4-carboxamide isomerase/phosphoribosylanthranilate isomerase PriA, with the translated sequence MTEPAAKLELLPAVDVRDGQAVRLVHGVSGSETSYGSPLEAALAWQRSGAQWLHLVDLDAAFGTGDNRALVAEITRAMDIKVELSGGIRDDASLAAALATGCTRVNLGTAALETPEWAAKAIADHGDRIAIGLDVRGTTLKGRGWTSEGGDLYETLARLDSEGCARYVVTDIGKDGTLTGPNLELLRGVCAATDRPVVASGGVSSLDDLRALSELVPLGVEGAIVGKALYAKAFTLEEALKVVNA
- the hisH gene encoding imidazole glycerol phosphate synthase subunit HisH — translated: MSAARKTVVVFDYGFGNVRSAERALARVGADVEITRDYDKAMDADGLLVPGVGAFSACMQGLKDARGDWIIGRRLSGGRPVMGICVGMQILFERGIEHGVETEGLDEWPGTVGPLKAPIVPHMGWNTVEAPADSQAFAGLDADARFYFVHSYAAREWTLEVTNPAIRAPRVTWATHGEPFVAAVENGALWATQFHPEKSGDAGAQLLTNWIETL